The genomic stretch TGTGAAACGAAAAAAGATACAATTATGAAGTTCAATTTTACAAACAAAGGAAAAGACACTACCGTGAATTACATGGGAACCAAGGCTTACAAAATGACGCCGGAAATGGAACTCTATTCAACCGTAGTCACCTGCGTGGTCGATGATTCATACTATGAATCAAACACGGACAGGGTTTGCAGGATCAAAAACCTGATCGCGAAATGCAGTCCCGAGTTTGTAGCCAGACTCGCTGTATACGCTCGCACGGAAATGAACTTGCGTTCGGTACCGATGATACTGGCTGTTGAATTGGCAAGATTGTATTCCGGTAACGAAATTGTGAAACGTGCCGTTGCGGGTGTAGTAAAACGAGCTGACGAAATCACCGAGATTCTCGCTTATTACCAAATCGCCAACAAACGGGAAAGGAGCAAAAAGTTGAACCAATTGTCAAAACAAATACAAAAAGGATTGATCGAATCGTTCAACAGGTTTGACGAGTATCAATTCGCCAAATACAATGCCAACTCGGCTGTAAGCCTGCGAGACGCATTGTTTCTAGTTCACCCGAAAGCAAAGGATGAAGCACAACAAGCTGTATTTGACAAAATCGTATCGGGTAACCTAGCTATCCCCTACACGTGGGAAACCGAATTATCCGAACTGGGTAAACAAGCGTTCGAAAACGAGAAAGTGAAAGCCCAAGCTGTTTCCGAAAAATGGGAGGAACTAGTGTCAAGCGGTCAAGTGGGTTACATGGCTCTATTACGAAACTTGCGGAATATCGTCACGAAAAGCACTGATAAAGCATTGGATATGACCTTGAATATCCTGACAAACGAATACCGGATCAGAAAAGCAAAACAAATGCCTTTCCGTTATTTGTCAGCATTCCTGGAAATAGACAAACTGGCCAAAGAAACCTCTATATTCGAAGGAGAAAAAGCGAAAATAAAGAAAGCCTTGGCAGCTTTGGAAAAAGCGCTGGTAATCAGTTGTGACAATATCTCGACTCGCGAGGGAAAAACCGTGATACTATCCGATAACTCCGGAAGCATGTACGGGGACCGGGGTGGGAAATCCCTAGTGTCGGCCATGAGCGAACGGAAAACTTCGGATATTGCCAACTTGTTTGCCGTGTTGTATTGGAACAAATGCAAAGACACTTACGTCGGATTGTTTGGTGATCGGTTAATTGATGCGAACTTGAGTCGCTCGGTAAACGTGTTCGAGAATTTCAACATCATTAACCAAGCCGCCAAGAAATGCGGCCCGGCAACGGAAAGAGGAATATTCGACTACATGGAATATTTGATAAAATCAAAAACGATTGTAGACAGAATCGTTATATTCTCTGACTGTCAAGTTGGTGACGGATGCAACTGGTACGATCACAAAGGAAATCGGGGAGAAAACTTCAACCGCCTTTTCCAGAAATACCTGAAGATCAACCCGGACGTGAGGGTCTATACGGTTGACTTGAGAGGTTACGGGAACAACATGACCAAAGATAACGGCAACGTGATCCTCGTCAGCGGGTGGAGTGAAAAAATATTCGACATGATATATTATATCGAACAAGGTTCCTCGGTTGTCAACGAAATAATGAAAATAGAAATATAAAAGCGTTCTTTAAAACAACAATATAAAGCAAGTGCCGTAGACAAGAGTTACTTCGCATATAACGCCCGGGTCGCGGGTTCGAATCCCGCCACTTCCACGATCTGTAAGCTACGAACAAGGGAGTGTAGCTCAGTGGGTAGAGCAGGAAACAGTCTCTTATCGCTTGTAGCCTTGCTTTTAAATTACTAAAACAGGATGCCGTAAAACAGGGTTACTTCGTTAAAGTGGTCACCACGGGTTCGAATCCCGTACGATCCTTGTTTGCCCGTTGCTCCGCGTATATTAAAAACAAAAATTATGATAGAATTAAAAGGAACATATAATCAAGATTGTAAAATCTTTATTGACGAAGTGGAAACCGAAGCCATCGAGTTGATCCGGAACATTCTGAACCAAGAAATCTCTACCGGTGTACAAGTACGAATCATGCCGGATACTCACGTGGGTAAGGGAATCGTGATTGGATTCACCATGCCCGTGACACGAATGGTCAACCCGAACTATATTGGTGTGGACATCGGTTGTTCCGTCACCACGTTCAAATTAAACCAGCGAATCGAAGAAGAAAGATTCCCAACACTGGACCACGCCATCCGGCGTTCCATTCCCATGGGGATGCATATCCGAAAGGAAAAGAACTTGGATGACTGGTGGATTACCCCCTATTTTGAAACCGTGAATAATAACCTTCATGCCTTTCAACAAAAATGGTTCCAGCGATTCGGAGAAACCAAAGATTCCATTCAAGTCGATAAAGAATATATCTCCCGCTTGTGTAAAAAAATCGGTATCAAAGAAAGTACCTTCTATTGTTCCGTGGGTACACTAGGAGGTGGAAATCATTTCATCGAGCTAGGAGAATCTGCCAAAGATGGTTCACATTATCTGACCATTCACTCCGGTTCTCGTCATTTCGGGTTGAAAGTGTGTAATTATCATGCCAAGAAAATGCATAAAACGACCGTTCTTCCGGAAGAGTACCATGAAGAATTCAAGTTTATCACGCGTAATACACTACCGACAAGTGATATTCCCAAAAAACTGGAAGAATTAAACAAACGTTACCACGTCGGGAAAAAGGAGTATATGCTCGAAAAAGAAGATATGTATGAATATCTTGTCGATATGGTTATTGCTCAAACTTACGCACAATTTAACCATAAAGCTATGGCAAAAGCCATATTCAAAGACTTGGGTGAAAATTACCAAGCCGTGGACACGGTTTACTCCATGCATAATTTCATCGACACGACCGACTGGATCATCCGAAAAGGAGCCATTCGAGCCTATCAAGGTGAAAAAATGGTTATCCCATTCAATATGCGTGACGGTTTGTTGATTTGTGAAGGAAAAAGTAACCCGGACTGGAACTGTTCCGCCCCTCATGGAGCCGGAAGGGTACTTGCCCGAAACAAAGCACTGAAAACACTGGATATGAACGAATTCACGAAAGAAATGGAAGGCATCTATTCCACCTCCGTCTGCCGACAAACCCTTGATGAATCCCCGATGGCGTATAAAGACAAGGACTTGATCATGCAGGCGATACAAGACACGGCAACGATCATCGACAC from Butyricimonas virosa encodes the following:
- a CDS encoding TROVE domain-containing protein, which encodes MKFNFTNKGKDTTVNYMGTKAYKMTPEMELYSTVVTCVVDDSYYESNTDRVCRIKNLIAKCSPEFVARLAVYARTEMNLRSVPMILAVELARLYSGNEIVKRAVAGVVKRADEITEILAYYQIANKRERSKKLNQLSKQIQKGLIESFNRFDEYQFAKYNANSAVSLRDALFLVHPKAKDEAQQAVFDKIVSGNLAIPYTWETELSELGKQAFENEKVKAQAVSEKWEELVSSGQVGYMALLRNLRNIVTKSTDKALDMTLNILTNEYRIRKAKQMPFRYLSAFLEIDKLAKETSIFEGEKAKIKKALAALEKALVISCDNISTREGKTVILSDNSGSMYGDRGGKSLVSAMSERKTSDIANLFAVLYWNKCKDTYVGLFGDRLIDANLSRSVNVFENFNIINQAAKKCGPATERGIFDYMEYLIKSKTIVDRIVIFSDCQVGDGCNWYDHKGNRGENFNRLFQKYLKINPDVRVYTVDLRGYGNNMTKDNGNVILVSGWSEKIFDMIYYIEQGSSVVNEIMKIEI
- a CDS encoding RNA-splicing ligase RtcB; this encodes MIELKGTYNQDCKIFIDEVETEAIELIRNILNQEISTGVQVRIMPDTHVGKGIVIGFTMPVTRMVNPNYIGVDIGCSVTTFKLNQRIEEERFPTLDHAIRRSIPMGMHIRKEKNLDDWWITPYFETVNNNLHAFQQKWFQRFGETKDSIQVDKEYISRLCKKIGIKESTFYCSVGTLGGGNHFIELGESAKDGSHYLTIHSGSRHFGLKVCNYHAKKMHKTTVLPEEYHEEFKFITRNTLPTSDIPKKLEELNKRYHVGKKEYMLEKEDMYEYLVDMVIAQTYAQFNHKAMAKAIFKDLGENYQAVDTVYSMHNFIDTTDWIIRKGAIRAYQGEKMVIPFNMRDGLLICEGKSNPDWNCSAPHGAGRVLARNKALKTLDMNEFTKEMEGIYSTSVCRQTLDESPMAYKDKDLIMQAIQDTATIIDTIKPIMNIKAL